One Mycobacteroides salmoniphilum DNA segment encodes these proteins:
- the sdhC gene encoding succinate dehydrogenase, cytochrome b556 subunit has product MWSWVLHRITGATIFFFLFVHVLDTALVRVSPEVYNSVIETYKTPIVGLMELGLVAAVLYHALNGVRVILVDFWSKGPRYQRLMLWIIGATWFVVMVPAVTRILMHMAERFL; this is encoded by the coding sequence ATGTGGTCCTGGGTCCTGCATCGCATTACCGGTGCCACAATTTTCTTCTTCCTCTTTGTTCACGTCCTGGATACTGCCCTCGTACGGGTAAGCCCCGAGGTGTACAACTCGGTGATCGAGACCTACAAGACCCCGATCGTCGGGCTGATGGAACTCGGCCTGGTAGCGGCGGTCCTGTACCACGCGCTCAATGGCGTCCGAGTCATTCTCGTCGATTTCTGGTCGAAGGGCCCGCGTTATCAGCGGCTCATGCTGTGGATCATCGGCGCCACCTGGTTTGTGGTGATGGTTCCCGCGGTAACCCGGATTCTCATGCACATGGCGGAGCGATTCCTGTGA
- a CDS encoding thymidine phosphorylase, protein MSTSGPAEYAFDMPSIIAAKRDGGELSSGAIDWLIGEYTRGGIGEEQVAALLMAIYLRGMDTTETTAWTAAILASGERLDLSGLSRPTVDKHSTGGVGDKISLPLVAVVAACGAAVPQLSGRGLGHTGGTLDKLESIAGIRVDLTNEEIRHQLSDVGAVICAAGASLAPADRKLYALRDITGTVESIPLIAGSIMSKKLAEGTAALVLDVKVGAGAFMKTERQARELASAMVDLGTAHGVATSALLTAMDTPLGLTAGNAVEVQESLDVLAGGGPDDVVALTVALAREMLAAAGIDGKDPAATLIDGTAMDVFRAMIRAQGGDLSVPLPVGQCQETVLAPSSGVMHHIDAMPVGLAAWRLGAGRSRPGETVQYGAGVRIHRRPGDTVVAGEPLFTLYTETPERLPAALHALDGGWGIGAAPAATALIIDRLSV, encoded by the coding sequence ATGAGCACTTCGGGGCCAGCCGAGTACGCGTTCGATATGCCGTCGATCATCGCGGCCAAGCGCGACGGCGGGGAACTGAGTTCCGGGGCCATCGACTGGCTGATCGGCGAGTACACCCGCGGCGGCATCGGCGAGGAGCAGGTCGCGGCGCTGCTCATGGCGATCTATCTGCGCGGTATGGACACCACCGAGACGACGGCGTGGACCGCGGCGATATTGGCCTCCGGTGAGCGGCTGGATCTGTCGGGTTTGTCCCGGCCGACCGTCGACAAGCACTCCACCGGAGGAGTGGGCGACAAGATCAGCCTGCCGCTGGTCGCGGTCGTGGCCGCCTGTGGAGCGGCGGTGCCCCAGCTGTCCGGGCGCGGTCTCGGGCACACCGGCGGCACCCTGGACAAGCTCGAGTCCATCGCGGGAATCCGTGTCGATCTCACCAACGAGGAGATACGTCACCAGCTTTCCGATGTCGGGGCGGTGATCTGCGCCGCAGGGGCGTCATTGGCGCCCGCCGACCGAAAGCTGTACGCGCTGCGCGATATCACCGGCACCGTGGAATCGATACCGCTGATCGCCGGGTCGATCATGAGCAAGAAGCTGGCCGAGGGAACCGCGGCGCTGGTCCTGGATGTCAAGGTGGGTGCGGGTGCGTTCATGAAGACCGAGCGGCAGGCGCGTGAATTGGCTTCGGCGATGGTTGATCTGGGCACCGCACACGGGGTGGCGACCAGCGCTCTGCTGACCGCGATGGATACACCGCTCGGGCTCACCGCCGGAAACGCTGTCGAGGTGCAGGAATCACTCGACGTGCTGGCCGGGGGAGGACCCGATGACGTTGTCGCACTCACCGTGGCTCTGGCCCGCGAGATGCTTGCCGCGGCAGGTATCGACGGCAAAGACCCGGCCGCGACATTGATCGACGGCACCGCGATGGACGTGTTTCGGGCGATGATCCGCGCACAAGGTGGTGATCTCTCGGTGCCGCTGCCGGTCGGGCAGTGTCAGGAGACCGTGCTCGCTCCGTCCAGCGGGGTCATGCACCATATCGATGCGATGCCGGTCGGGCTCGCCGCGTGGCGGCTCGGAGCCGGACGCAGCCGTCCGGGGGAGACCGTGCAGTACGGCGCCGGGGTGCGTATTCACCGACGTCCGGGAGACACGGTTGTCGCAGGTGAACCGCTGTTCACGCTCTACACCGAGACCCCCGAACGTCTGCCGGCCGCCCTCCATGCCCTGGACGGTGGATGGGGCATCGGTGCGGCGCCCGCCGCTACCGCACTCATCATCGATAGACTTTCGGTGTGA
- a CDS encoding adenosine deaminase, translating into MTAELDLVSITQAPKALLHDHLDGGLRPGTVLDLARESGYENLPAEDESALASWFRTAADSGSLEQYLETFAHTVGVMQTAASLHRVAAECVEDLAADGVVYAEVRFAPELHIDAGLTLDDVMDAVLAGFADGERQASAAGKRIKVRTLVTAMRHAARSREIAELAVKFRDRGAVGFDIAGAEAGYPPSRHLDAFEYMRNANSRFTIHAGEGFGLPSIHEAIAFCGADRLGHGVRIVDDIDIDPDGTAHLGRLSSLLRDKRVPLELCPSSNVQTGAVDSIADHPFDLLARLRFRVTVNTDNRLMSDTSMSREMLRLVETFGYGWSDLQRFTINAMKSAFIPFDERLAIIDDVIKPGYAVLIG; encoded by the coding sequence GTGACAGCCGAACTTGATTTGGTGTCAATCACCCAGGCTCCCAAGGCGCTTTTGCATGATCATCTGGACGGCGGGCTGCGGCCCGGCACCGTCCTCGATCTGGCCCGGGAATCCGGGTACGAGAACCTGCCGGCCGAGGACGAGAGTGCCCTGGCCTCGTGGTTCCGCACCGCCGCCGACAGCGGCTCCCTGGAGCAGTACCTGGAGACCTTCGCGCACACCGTGGGTGTGATGCAGACGGCGGCGTCGCTGCACCGCGTCGCCGCCGAGTGCGTCGAGGACCTCGCGGCCGATGGCGTGGTGTACGCGGAGGTGCGTTTCGCGCCGGAACTTCACATCGACGCGGGTCTGACTCTCGATGACGTGATGGACGCCGTGTTGGCCGGATTCGCCGACGGGGAGCGGCAGGCGAGCGCGGCCGGTAAGCGCATCAAGGTGCGCACCCTGGTCACCGCGATGCGGCATGCCGCACGGTCTCGGGAGATCGCCGAGCTGGCCGTGAAGTTCCGTGACCGGGGTGCCGTCGGTTTCGATATCGCCGGGGCCGAGGCCGGTTATCCGCCGAGTCGCCACCTGGACGCCTTCGAATACATGCGGAATGCCAACTCCCGGTTCACCATCCATGCTGGTGAGGGATTCGGATTGCCCTCGATCCACGAGGCGATCGCCTTCTGCGGTGCCGATCGGCTGGGTCATGGGGTGCGCATCGTCGACGATATCGATATCGACCCCGACGGCACGGCCCACCTCGGCCGCTTGTCCTCGCTGCTGCGCGACAAGCGGGTGCCCCTGGAACTGTGCCCGAGCTCGAATGTGCAGACGGGAGCGGTCGACAGCATCGCCGACCACCCCTTCGACCTGCTGGCGCGGCTGCGATTCCGGGTGACCGTGAACACCGACAACCGGCTGATGAGCGATACCTCGATGAGCCGCGAGATGCTGCGACTCGTCGAGACGTTCGGATACGGCTGGAGTGACCTGCAGAGATTCACCATCAACGCGATGAAATCAGCCTTTATCCCGTTCGACGAACGGTTGGCGATCATCGATGACGTGATCAAACCCGGGTACGCGGTCCTGATCGGCTAG
- a CDS encoding succinate dehydrogenase hydrophobic membrane anchor subunit, translated as MMERNYDRPAALDNPRAPRRGSGMPNFEKYAWIFMRLSGVVLIFLALGHLFIMLMWDNGVYRLDFNFVAQRWASPFWQTWDLTMLWLAQLHGGNGMRTIIADYTRKDSTRFWLNCLLALSIIFTVVLGTYVLLTFNPNIG; from the coding sequence GTGATGGAGCGCAACTACGACCGCCCTGCCGCGCTGGACAATCCACGCGCACCCCGGCGCGGGTCGGGCATGCCCAACTTCGAGAAGTACGCGTGGATCTTCATGCGTCTGTCGGGTGTCGTCCTGATCTTCCTGGCACTCGGCCACCTCTTCATCATGCTGATGTGGGACAACGGCGTGTACCGCCTGGACTTCAACTTCGTGGCGCAGCGCTGGGCGAGCCCGTTCTGGCAGACCTGGGACCTGACGATGCTGTGGCTCGCGCAGCTGCACGGCGGTAATGGCATGCGCACGATCATCGCCGACTACACCCGCAAGGATTCGACCCGGTTCTGGCTCAATTGCCTGCTGGCACTGTCGATCATCTTCACGGTTGTGCTCGGCACCTACGTCCTGCTGACCTTCAACCCGAACATCGGTTAG
- a CDS encoding cytidine deaminase: MLIDWKELRDKAYAVTKHSYAPYSKYPVGAAALVDDGRVIVGCNVENVSYGLGLCAECSVVCALFSTGGGRLRALSCVDSRGEPLMPCGRCRQLLLEHGGPDLLIDHADAPRRLAELLPEAFGPDDLDRGRI, translated from the coding sequence ATGTTGATCGACTGGAAAGAACTGCGGGACAAGGCATATGCGGTAACCAAGCATTCATATGCGCCGTATTCGAAGTACCCGGTGGGGGCCGCCGCGCTTGTCGACGATGGTCGGGTGATCGTCGGCTGCAATGTGGAGAATGTCTCATATGGCCTGGGTCTCTGTGCGGAGTGTTCTGTGGTCTGCGCCCTGTTCTCCACCGGGGGAGGACGGCTACGGGCGCTGTCCTGTGTCGATTCGCGCGGTGAGCCGCTGATGCCCTGCGGCCGGTGCCGTCAGCTGCTTCTCGAACACGGCGGCCCCGACCTGTTGATCGATCACGCGGATGCGCCGCGACGACTCGCGGAGCTACTCCCGGAGGCCTTCGGCCCCGATGACCTGGACCGGGGCCGGATCTGA